A stretch of the Thunnus thynnus chromosome 7, fThuThy2.1, whole genome shotgun sequence genome encodes the following:
- the tnfrsf19 gene encoding tumor necrosis factor receptor superfamily member 19, translated as MVWMIQRTFSLVLTVHVIYSNLVPVRAEEETRECREQEYKDRFGNCKPCKQCDAGQELSKECGFGYGEDARCVPCRSSRFKEDRSLQKCKPCLDCGLINRFQKGNCSTTSNAVCGDCLPGFYRKTKLSGFQDMECIPCGDPPPPYEPHCSGRVNLVPLPSVVTSPRDMALAAVICSALATVLLALLVLCVIYCKRQLLEKKPSATSLRSQDCPYSGAELSCLDPRWLHDFPQRPCCQCHLGPGHTCGPVHLIPSLCCDESCSLGRSQDNSPFQSQTSLSDGNTNQDEEGNPVQLGGHTESVPGAAAGVTGSSEPAGRPEEDEEEGGCRSRENSPEGTRQSYSEAVTDALLPK; from the exons GTTCCTGTGAGAGCCGAGGAGGAGACCAGAGAATGCAGAGAACAGGAGTACAAGGACCGGTTTGGGAACTGTAAACCCTGCAAGCAGTGTGATGCAGGACAGGAGCTTTCAAAG GAATGTGGCTTTGGTTATGGAGAGGATGCCCGGTGCGTGCCCTGCCGGAGCAGCCGCTTCAAAGAGGACCGGAGCCTCCAGAAGTGCAAGCCCTGCCTGGACTGTGGACTCATCAACCGCTTCCAGAAGGGCAACTGCTCCACAACCAGCAACGCCGTGTGTGGCGACTGTCTGCCCGG attttacaggaagacaAAATTAAGTGGTTTCCAAGACATGGAGTGTATACCCTGTGGAGATCCTCCGCCTCCCTATGAGCCTCACT GCAGCGGGCGTGTGAATCTGGTGCCGCTGCCCTCAGTGGTGACCAGTCCGCGGGACATGGCCCTGGCCGCGGTCATCTGCAGCGCTCTTGCTACAGTGCTGCTGGCGCTACTGGTCCTATGTGTCATCTACTGCAAGAGACAGCTGCTGGAGAAGAAGCCCAGTG CGACCTCTCTGAGGTCACAGGACTGTCCTTACAGCGGGGCGGAGCTGTCCTGCCTAGACCCCCGCTGGCTCCATGACTTTCCCCAGAGACCCTGCTGCCAGTGTCACCTGGGCCCTGGACACACCTGTG GTCCAGTCCACCTGATCCCGTCTCTGTGCTGTGATGAGAGCTGCAGTCTGGGCCGCAGCCAGGACAACAGTCCCTTCCAGTCTCAGACAAGCCTCAGTGACGG AAATACAAACCAGGACGAGGAGGGCAACCCAGTGCAGCTGGGAGGACACACAGAGTCCGTACCTGGAGCGGCTGCTGGGGTGACTGGGAGCTCAGAACCTGCAGGGAGACCggaggaggacgaggaagaGGGCGGGTGCAGGTCAAGGGAGAATTCACCTGAGGGGACCAGACAAAGCTACAGTGAAGCTGTGACAGATGCACTTCTTCCCAAGTAG